From Panicum hallii strain FIL2 chromosome 2, PHallii_v3.1, whole genome shotgun sequence, a single genomic window includes:
- the LOC112880000 gene encoding glucan endo-1,3-beta-glucosidase 13-like, translating into MALTRLIVVVLLGAALPLLFFFFSRAEAGALGVSYGRVANDLPDPASVVNLLKQNGITMVRIYDANQKVLTSLANTGIKVMVMVPNENVAAVASDPSNALQWVRDNVAAYYPATQIHAVAVGNEVFDMRPDLNSDLVPAMTNVQAALAQLNLADNVKVTTPVAFDALAESWPPSAGRFKDSIAQPVMKPMLDLLQRTGSYLSVNYYPYLTYMAQPNAFTLDYVLANSNPGAVDPDTKLTYHNLLDAQRDATYYAMDKLGFASLAVAHTEHGAPSGGGLHHAQGGRRLLQAGNGGAVASVANAQAYINNLMNRVLAGNRGTPHRPDADMDVYIFALFNENQKGTGVDDVEQHFGLFYPNMQKVYEFDFRRPTGGGAPVQPATPSWCVANAGVGDARLQGALDYACGHGADCSAIQPGGSCFLPDTKAAHASYAFNSYYQSMNRAAGACDFNGAASIVYQQPTMCAATASWCVANAGVGDARLQTALDYACGNGADCSAIQPGGSCFQPDTKAAHASYAFNSYYQSKHRAAVACDFNGAASIVYQQPTMCAATASWCVANAGVGDARLQTALDYACGNGADCSAIQPGGACFQPDTKASHASYAFNSYYQSKHRAAVACDFSGAGSVVYQQPKVGNCVLPSNG; encoded by the exons ATGGCTCTCACCCGCctcatcgtcgtcgtcctcctcggcGCCGCATTGCCtctgctcttcttcttcttctcacgTGCAG AGGCGGGTGCGCTGGGCGTCAGCTACGGGAGGGTGGCGAACGACCTGCCGGACCCGGCGTCGGTGGTGAACCTGCTCAAGCAGAACGGCATCACCATGGTCAGGATCTACGACGCCAACCAGAAGGTGCTGACGTCGCTGGCCAACACCGGCATCAAGGTGATGGTGATGGTGCCCAACGAGAACGTGGCCGCCGTGGCCTCGGACCCGTCCAACGCGCTCCAGTGGGTGCGGGACAACGTGGCGGCGTACTACCCTGCCACGCAGATCCACGCCGTGGCCGTGGGCAACGAGGTGTTCGACATGAGGCCGGACCTCAACTCGGACCTCGTCCCGGCCATGACCAACGTgcaggcggcgctggcgcaGCTGAACCTGGCCGACAACGTGAAGGTGACCACGCCGGTCGCGTTCGACGCGCTGGCGGAGTCCTGGCCGCCGTCGGCGGGCAGGTTCAAGGACAGCATCGCGCAGCCGGTGATGAAGCCCATGCTCGACCTCCTCCAGCGGACGGGCTCCTACCTCTCCGTCAATTACTACCCGTACCTGACGTACATGGCTCAGCCAAACGCGTTCACCCTCGACTACGTCCTGGCCAACTCCAACCCCGGCGCGGTCGACCCGGACACCAAGCTCACATACCACAACCTCCTGGACGCCCAGCGCGACGCCACGTACTACGCCATGGACAAGCTGGGGTTCGCTAGTTTGGCCGTCGCCCACACGGAGCACGGGGCGCCGTCAGGTGGAGGGCTCCATCACGCCCAAGGCGGCAGGAGGCTTCTACAGGCCGGGAACGGGGGCGCGGTGGCCTCGGTAGCCAACGCGCAGGCGTACATCAACAACCTCATGAACCGCGTGCTGGCCGGCAACAGGGGCACCCCGCACCGGCCGGACGCCGACATGGACGTGTACATCTTCGCCCTGTTCAACGAGAACCAGAAGGGCACCGGGGTCGACGACGTCGAGCAGCACTTCGGCCTGTTCTACCCCAACATGCAGAAGGTGTACGAGTTCGACTTCCGCCGCCCcaccggcggcggggcgcctgTGCAGCCGGCGACGCCCAGCTGGTGCGTGGCGAACGCGGGCGTCGGGGACGCGCGGCTGCAGGGGGCGCTGGACTACGCGTGCGGCCACGGCGCGGACTGCAGCGCCATCCAGCCCGGCGGGTCGTGCTTCCTGCCGGACACCAAGGCCGCGCACGCTTCGTACGCGTTCAACAGCTACTACCAGAGCATGAACCGCGCCGCCGGGGCGTGCGATTTCAACGGCGCGGCCTCCATCGTCTACCAGCAACCCA CCATGTGCGCCGCGACGGCGAGCTGGTGCGTGGCGAACGCGGGCGTCGGCGACGCGCGGCTGCAGACGGCGCTGGACTACGCGTGCGGGAACGGCGCCGACTGCAGCGCCATCCAGCCCGGCGGGTCGTGCTTCCAGCCGGACACCAAGGCCGCGCACGCCTCCTACGCGTTCAACAGCTACTATCAGAGCAAGCACCGGGCGGCCGTGGCGTGCGATTTCAACGGCGCGGCCTCCATCGTCTACCAGCAACCCA CCATGTGCGCCGCGACGGCGAGCTGGTGCGTGGCGAACGCGGGCGTCGGCGACGCGCGGCTGCAGACGGCGCTGGACTACGCGTGCGGGAACGGCGCCGACTGCAGCGCCATCCAGCCCGGCGGCGCGTGCTTCCAGCCGGACACCAAGGCCTCGCACGCCTCCTACGCGTTCAACAGCTACTATCAGAGCAAGCACCGGGCGGCCGTGGCGTGCGACTTCTCCGGCGCCGGCTCCGTCGTCTACCAGCAACCCA AGGTCGGGAACTGTGTGCTCCCGTCGAACGGCTGA
- the LOC112883345 gene encoding putative receptor-like protein kinase At4g00960, protein MVGSSFALPWPVATRKENAPPLRLPMLAGPYATVAVALALLLLPAPSPAAAEETPPPDCDASSAYAPNSTFQANLNLLAAALPANASASPAGFATFAAGAAPDQANGLALCRGDANASTCAACVAAAFRDAQQACPLDKGVTVYRDACVLRFAGRQFLDFLREDQWLISELVPAILTDSARSVNASDAWFNAAVTGTLTALVDRAAAATNATRKYFATGEMDFHPKLYGLAQCAPDLTPAQCQGCLRNLQKVVVSARFLSGRPPSNSAFVVWCSLRYSVSPIYDGRAMLQLAAPPEPPPSATLTPPSSGRKRSAAGISAGIACFVVLMLILLVFFFRRFRRRIKAAENGEHSLKKIGRAQCTIFDLPTLQEATEHFSEKNKLGAGGFGTVYKGILSDGQEIAVKKLLERAGSGLDQLHNEMRVLAELQHKNLVGLQGFCSHQNDTLLVYEYIKNGSLDNILFDDSKGNALNWEQQYNIIHGIAKGILYLHEDSSMRIIHRDLKSSNILLDDNMEPKIADFGLARLLGEGHTHSRTTRVVGTFGYMAPEYAWSGSVSPKIDIFSFGVLILEIVTRRSNCSSDDHSTVNLLTDVWDHWTKRTVSQMLHPSLDEFARTQALRCIHIGLLCVQPEPDNRPDISAVVFMLTRDSMELQPPSQPAFFFGRESPSASRSDGQRSYVYDRSGFILEQGISVNEVTLSELYPR, encoded by the exons ATGGTTGGTAGCAGCTTTGCGCTGCCGTGGCCCGTGGCGACGCGGAAGGAAAACGCCCCTCCTCTGCGGCTGCCGATGCTCGCCGGGCCCTATGCCACCGTCGCCGTTGCCCtcgccttgctgctgttgccggcgccgtcgccggccgccgccgaggaGACCCCGCCTCCTGACTGCGACGCCAGCTCAGCCTACGCGCCCAACAGCACGTTCCAGGCGAACCTGAACCTCCTCGCCGCGGCGCTCCCCGCCAACGCCTCCGCCTCGCCGGCGGGCTTCGCGACCTtcgccgccggcgcggcgcCCGACCAGGCCAACGGGCTGGCGCTCTGCCGCGGCGACGCCAACGCCTCCACCTGCGCCGCCTGCGtcgcggcggcgttccgggaCGCGCAGCAGGCCTGCCCGCTGGACAAGGGCGTCACCGTCTACCGGGACGCCTGCGTCCTCCGCTTCGCCGGCAGGCAGTTCCTGGACTTCCTCAGAGAGGACCAGTGGCTCATCTCGGAACTGGT TCCTGCGATCTTGACGGACTCAGCGAGGAGCGTCAACGCTTCGGATGCCTGGTTCAACGCCGCCGTCACGGGGACCCTCACGGCTCTGGTCgaccgcgcggcggcggcaaccAACGCGACGAGGAAGTACTTCGCCACGGGGGAGATGGACTTTCACCCCAAGCTCTACGGGCTCGCACAGTGCGCGCCAGATCTGACGCCGGCGCAGTGCCAGGGCTGCCTCAGGAACCTCCAGAAGGTAGTGGTGTCTGCGCGGTTCCTCAGCGGGCGGCCCCCCTCCAACAGCGCTTTCGTGGTGTGGTGCTCCCTGAGATACAGCGTCTCCCCTATCTACGACGGCCGGGCGATGCTGCAGCTTGCCGCGCCGCCGGAACCACCACCATCGGCCACGCTCACGCCCCCTTCTTCAG GGAGGAAAAGGAGTGCAGCCGGAATCTCTGCAGGCATCGCCTGTTTCGTTGTGTTGATGTTGATTCTCTTAGTATTTTTCTTCCGCCGGTTCAGGCGAAGGATTAAGGCAGCGGAGAACGGCGAACACT CACTGAAGAAGATAGGGAGAGCTCAGTGCACGATCTTTGATTTGCCAACATTGCAAGAGGCGACTGAACACTTCTCAGAGAAGAATAAGCTTGGAGCAGGTGGTTTTGGTACTGTGTACAAG GGGATACTCTCTGACGGGCAAGAGATAGCAGTCAAGAAACTTTTAGAAAGAGCTGGATCTGGATTGGATCAGCTTCACAATGAGATGCGGGTACTGGCAGAGCTTCAGCACAAGAATCTTGTTGGGCTACAGGGGTTTTGCTCGCATCAGAATGATACACTGCTAGTTTATGAATACATCAAGAACGGGAGCCTTGACAACATTCTATTTG ATGATAGCAAGGGAAATGCACTTAACTGGGAGCAACAGTACAACATCATCCATGGAATTGCCAAGGGGATATTGTATCTGCATGAGGACTCCAGCATGAGGATCATCCACCGGGATCTAAAGTCAAGTAACATTCTTCTTGACGACAACATGGAACCAAAAATTGCAGATTTTGGGTTGGCAAGGCTTCTAGGAGAAGGCCACACCCATTCTCGGACAACCAGAGTTGTTGGGACATT TGGCTATATGGCGCCAGAGTATGCATGGAGTGGTAGCGTGTCGCCCAAGATCGACATCTTCAGCTTTGGCGTGTTGATCCTTGAGATTGTAACCAGGAGAAGCAATTGCAGTTCTGACGACCACAGTACTGTGAATCTCCTTACTGAT GTCTGGGATCACTGGACAAAACGGACAGTGTCGCAAATGCTTCACCCGTCGCTGGACGAGTTTGCTCGAACCCAGGCGCTGCGATGCATCCACATCGGTCTGCTGTGTGTTCAGCCAGAGCCGGACAACAGGCCTGACATATCAGCCGTGGTGTTCATGTTAACTAGGGATAGCATGGAGCTTCAGCCGCCCTCTCAGCCTGCATTCTTCTTTGGGAGAGAATCACCTTCAGCCTCACGGTCAGATGGTCAAAGAAGCTACGTATATGACCGGTCTGGTTTCATATTGGAACAGGGCATCTCAGTGAATGAGGTTACACTTTCTGAACTCTATCCTCGATAG